A DNA window from Halomicrobium mukohataei DSM 12286 contains the following coding sequences:
- a CDS encoding histidine kinase N-terminal 7TM domain-containing protein, producing the protein MSALLGFSLKAVYGVFFLVAALACLGSLARARTVDDRDTRYGLIGLLLTSGLWALTYLGIIYSPTTALKVAWYTAGLVVGFGTVFAWLYFCSAYTDRTYHEARSMQLVGLGLYALVVGIKLTNPIHERYFTAQMVQEPFTHLAIQHGTVHWLATGLAYVLAAVGLFMLFEAFANAGYDTRSLGGLTALTVLPIALDLVAFESTALIDIIYAPLGVAAFAVGVLFFARDRFLAIQLTGDIPEPVVFLDEDDRIREYNDAAARLFPTLSGTRGRSVTAALPVGQELSGQEIVAVEGDETRYFLVNASPLTSVQSNICRMLVFVDVTRLERQRQELERHNEQLEDFSAGIRHELLNSLQVVGGQVSAAGTALESGNVGQARETLSTVSRRAREMETVVDGLSTLARHGRTVDELALIRLDEVVADARDAAQPDGVAVDGPPATTIEADRTRLHELFVSIFRFLSHNGGTDGRVAIRPDGFVVETDWVPPEELADDELFEYSGGLTDTKTGLALPKVRTLVRVQGWEVALERTGEGSRIVVSGARVREDVSPSS; encoded by the coding sequence ATGTCGGCTCTACTTGGGTTCTCACTGAAGGCCGTGTACGGCGTTTTCTTCCTGGTCGCTGCACTCGCCTGTCTCGGGAGTCTCGCCAGAGCGCGGACCGTCGACGACCGAGACACCCGGTACGGACTGATCGGACTGTTGCTCACCTCGGGACTGTGGGCGCTGACGTATCTGGGCATCATCTACAGTCCCACGACGGCGCTGAAGGTGGCGTGGTACACCGCCGGGCTCGTCGTCGGCTTCGGGACGGTCTTCGCCTGGCTGTACTTCTGCTCGGCCTACACCGACCGGACCTACCACGAGGCCCGCTCGATGCAACTCGTCGGCCTCGGGCTGTACGCCCTGGTCGTGGGGATCAAACTCACCAATCCCATCCACGAGCGATACTTCACGGCCCAGATGGTGCAGGAGCCGTTCACGCACCTCGCGATCCAGCACGGGACGGTCCACTGGCTGGCGACCGGGCTGGCGTACGTCCTCGCGGCCGTCGGCCTGTTCATGCTGTTCGAGGCCTTCGCCAACGCGGGGTACGACACGCGGTCGCTGGGCGGGCTGACCGCGCTGACGGTGCTGCCGATCGCGCTGGACCTGGTGGCCTTCGAGTCGACGGCGCTGATCGACATCATCTACGCGCCGCTGGGGGTCGCGGCCTTCGCCGTCGGCGTGTTGTTCTTCGCTCGCGACCGGTTCCTCGCGATCCAGTTGACCGGCGACATCCCCGAGCCGGTCGTCTTCCTCGACGAGGACGATCGGATCAGGGAGTACAACGACGCCGCGGCCCGGCTCTTCCCGACGCTGTCGGGGACGCGAGGCCGGTCGGTCACGGCCGCACTCCCGGTCGGTCAGGAGCTCTCGGGCCAGGAGATCGTCGCCGTCGAGGGCGACGAGACGCGGTACTTTCTGGTCAACGCGAGTCCGCTGACCAGCGTCCAGTCGAACATCTGTCGGATGCTCGTGTTCGTCGACGTGACCAGACTGGAGCGCCAGCGCCAGGAACTCGAACGCCACAACGAACAGCTGGAGGACTTCTCTGCAGGTATCAGACACGAACTGCTCAACTCCCTGCAGGTCGTCGGCGGCCAGGTCTCGGCGGCGGGTACGGCACTGGAATCGGGCAACGTCGGGCAGGCTCGCGAGACGCTGTCGACGGTCTCGCGGCGCGCCCGCGAGATGGAGACCGTCGTCGACGGACTGTCGACGCTGGCTCGCCACGGCCGGACCGTCGACGAACTGGCGCTGATCCGTCTCGACGAAGTCGTCGCCGACGCTCGCGACGCGGCCCAGCCGGACGGGGTCGCTGTCGACGGTCCGCCAGCGACGACTATCGAGGCCGATCGCACGCGGCTCCACGAACTGTTCGTCAGCATCTTCCGGTTCCTCTCGCACAACGGCGGCACGGACGGACGCGTCGCGATCCGACCGGACGGGTTCGTCGTCGAGACGGACTGGGTTCCGCCCGAGGAACTGGCCGACGACGAGCTGTTCGAGTACTCCGGTGGGTTGACCGACACGAAGACCGGGCTCGCGCTACCGAAAGTGCGAACGCTGGTGCGAGTCCAGGGCTGGGAGGTGGCCCTGGAGCGGACGGGCGAGGGCTCGCGGATCGTCGTGTCCGGAGCGCGCGTCCGCGAGGACGTGTCCCCGTCGTCCTGA
- a CDS encoding YkgJ family cysteine cluster protein, with protein sequence MSTQPTTVEVYPGKEAVIDFDPALTFECVEECTWCCHHGVLLYEKDLMELAARENLSESTTQFRGQDFVRQEHKDREEHVDEAGQACFFLREDGLCALHDEHDWKPARCSVFPLHVTVEEGDATAREGGDMHVSIRDTAHEHCEGLNVSERLVIEHLDGFLPELLWELDDPETYREL encoded by the coding sequence GTGTCGACCCAGCCCACGACAGTCGAAGTCTACCCCGGCAAGGAGGCCGTGATCGACTTCGACCCCGCGCTGACCTTCGAGTGCGTCGAGGAGTGTACGTGGTGCTGTCACCACGGCGTCCTCCTGTACGAGAAGGACCTCATGGAGCTGGCTGCCCGGGAGAACCTCAGCGAGTCGACGACCCAGTTCCGCGGGCAGGACTTCGTCCGCCAGGAGCACAAAGACCGCGAGGAGCACGTCGACGAGGCGGGCCAGGCCTGCTTTTTCCTGCGCGAGGACGGCCTCTGTGCGCTGCACGACGAACACGACTGGAAGCCCGCCCGCTGCTCGGTGTTCCCGCTCCACGTCACCGTCGAGGAGGGTGACGCGACCGCTCGCGAGGGCGGGGACATGCACGTCTCGATCCGCGACACCGCCCACGAGCACTGCGAGGGGCTGAACGTCTCCGAGCGCCTCGTGATCGAGCACCTCGACGGATTCTTACCCGAGCTGCTCTGGGAGCTGGACGACCCCGAGACCTACCGGGAGCTGTGA
- a CDS encoding ZIP family metal transporter: MAANEASRFTTIRDRFSIPGIAGVVALVALSPLAIALDAEKVLVIGWVAFVAMAVGAWFGGRSETTNAYRLVWGYGLASGAMVTSAAMFLLPQAMGLGQGAGSARLGGIGVAAGIAVGYSSHTISHRLTHVETSFDVTTLEITAHALSAGLIIGLVYASMPDPGYLLGLAIVSHKGPAGYAAARRLARAGKSTTALLLPAAGVGLTAIPMALLSVPDAPAVKAIVFGFAAGIFLHIAMDFLPKCEAGSEIDEVVQLQEGAHHLLDELRTHAVASTIVGVVAVVAAWMLV, from the coding sequence ATGGCTGCAAACGAAGCGTCAAGGTTCACAACGATCCGGGATCGGTTCTCGATTCCCGGGATCGCGGGCGTCGTCGCCCTGGTGGCGCTCTCGCCCCTGGCGATCGCGCTGGACGCGGAGAAGGTCCTGGTCATCGGGTGGGTCGCGTTCGTGGCGATGGCCGTCGGCGCGTGGTTCGGCGGCCGAAGTGAGACCACCAACGCCTACCGGCTCGTCTGGGGGTACGGACTGGCCAGCGGTGCGATGGTCACGAGCGCGGCGATGTTCCTGCTCCCACAGGCGATGGGGCTGGGACAGGGTGCCGGCTCCGCACGGCTGGGCGGGATCGGCGTCGCCGCCGGCATCGCCGTCGGCTACAGCTCGCACACGATCAGTCACCGGCTGACCCACGTCGAGACCTCCTTCGACGTGACCACGCTGGAGATCACGGCCCACGCGCTGTCGGCCGGCCTGATCATCGGCCTCGTCTACGCCTCGATGCCCGATCCGGGCTACCTGCTCGGGCTCGCGATCGTCTCGCACAAAGGCCCCGCCGGCTACGCCGCCGCCCGGCGACTCGCCCGCGCCGGCAAGTCGACGACGGCACTGTTGCTCCCCGCGGCGGGCGTCGGACTGACGGCGATCCCGATGGCGTTGCTGTCCGTTCCCGACGCACCGGCAGTCAAGGCGATCGTCTTCGGCTTCGCCGCCGGGATCTTCCTCCACATCGCGATGGACTTCCTCCCGAAGTGCGAGGCCGGCAGCGAGATCGACGAGGTCGTCCAGCTACAGGAAGGCGCACACCACCTGCTGGACGAACTCCGGACCCACGCCGTCGCCTCGACGATCGTCGGCGTCGTCGCGGTCGTGGCCGCGTGGATGCTGGTGTGA